The genomic segment GCGACTTGTCGATCACTTCAAGTGTTTTGTCGCCGAACACTTCGACGATCCGCTGCGCGAACTTCGGGCCGATGCCCTTGACCAGCCCGGAGCCGAGGTACTTGGCGATCCCCTCGGCCGTGTGCGGCGGGTTCGTTTTCAGCTCGGCCGCCTTGAACTGCGACCCGTGCGCGCGGTCGGTCACCCACTCGCCCGTGGCAGTGACGTACTCGCCCGCGATCACCTGCTGGCAGTGCCCGACGACGGTGACGACGTCGCGGTGCCCGCGCGCCGCCACCCGGAGCACGCAGTACCCGTTGTCCTCGTTGTGGAACGTGATCCGCTCGATCACGCCCGTGATCTGTTCAGGCACGTCTCACCACAAAGGCACAAAGGTCACACAAAGGGCACGGAGCAGACAAAGAACGTCACCCCAACAGGCACAAGAATGTCAAAAAAGAAAACGGAATCCTCGCTCTCTGCGTGTACCTTTGTGTTGATCGTTGTGCCTTTGTGGTGAGTGCTTCTGCCCCATGAAGATACCCGGTTCCGGCGGAATGTCCAACTCCGCAGCCGCGCCGTACCACTTCACCTATGCGCACCGCCGCCCTCATGTTCCTGTACGTCGCCGCTCCCGTCCTCGGTACCTATCTGACGTTCCGGCCGACGTTCGATTCGCACTTCGCGCTCGTCCAGACGGAGCGCGGCGACGGTCTGCTCAACCACTACCTGTTGGAAAACTCGTGGCTCGCTCTGAGCGACCCGAACTACTGCGGGTCGCTCCTGTCGCCGCCCCTTTACTTCCCCACGAAGCTCACGATTTACTATTCCGAGAACCTGTTCGGCGTAGCGCCTCTGTACTGGGTGCTGCGCCTCGTACTGCCCCACGATCTCGCCTACGCGTGGTGGCAGATCCTTTTGAACCTGCTGAACTTTGTGGCCTTTGCGCTCGCGGCCCGGTGGCTGAAGATGCCGCACCTGATCGCGCTGGGTGGCGCGTTCATGTGGGGGTTCGCGCTGGTCCACGCGGACCAGATCAAGCACCAGCAGTTGATCGGGCGGTTCTGGATGCCGCTCGCCGTGTACTACGCGATCGGTCTCGTCACGGAGCCCGCCGCGAAGCCGCTGAACCGGCTCCTGGGGTGCATTTTCTTCCAGAGCCTCGCCTGCATCTATACCGGTTGGTTCCTCGTGGCGGGGCTCGCGGTGTTCGTGCCGCTCCTGGCCGCGCTGCGCCCGGGCGCGGCCGGGGCGCTGAAGCTGTTCGCGCGTGAGAACCGGCGGGAGCTGATCCGCACCTTCGGGCTGTGGGGCGCGGCGCTGGCGGCGCTGTTCGGGCCGTACATGGCGGTGAATTTCGGCATCGGCCGCGGGTACGAAGAGACGTACAAACTGATGCCGACGCCGTCGGCGTGGATCACCGGCCCGCCGGACTCGATGTGGGTCATCACCACCGAACCGTACCGCGTGACGGTGCACCTGGAGTGCTGGTTGTTCTCCGGGTTCACCATTTACGCACTGATGATCGCCTCGGTGGTGGGCCTGTTCTTCTACTCGCGGGACGCGCGCCCGGTCGGGTGGGCGGTCATCGCGGCGGCGATGGGGACCGCCGCGCTGTGGGTGCTGCTGACGCTCACCCCGGCGGAGCGGGGCGATTCGCTGTGGCGGTGGGCGCGTTACCTCCCCGGCGGGATGGCGATCCGGTGCGTGTCGCGGGTGTACCTGGTCGTGTACCTATTCGGCTCGATCGCGGGGCTGACGTGGCTCACCCGGGTGACCGAACGGGTCCGCAACGAATGGCTGCGGTACGCGGTGCAGGGGCTCGTCGTCGGGGCGATGGTGTGCGAACAGACGCAGTACCAGCAGCCGAGTTTCGCGCGGACGAATTTTTACCCGCTCGTGGACGCGGCGGCGCGCGACTTGCGCGGCGCGACAGTCGCGTACGTGGTGCCGCGGTACGTGGACGCAACGGGTGTGGTCGCGGACGGGGTGCCCGGTGAGGTGTTCGGGATGTGGGTGGGGCTCCGCGCGAACGTGTCGGTCGTGAACGGCTACAGCGGGCGGGCGCCGGACGGGTTCCCGCCGTTCGGCCCCCTGTCCGATGAGGACGTGCGCGGCTGGCTCAAGGGCAAGTTCCGCGGCACGGTCCGCATCGTGGATTCGGAAACGCCGGGGCGGTTCCGAGAGCTGGCGGTGGAGTAGGGCGCGAGCGGCGCGGCGTGAGCCCGCCGGTGCGAGGCCACACGAGCTCCTTCGGGGTTCGTGGCACGGGCACACCCGGAAGTTGCTGGCGTTGTGTCGCACCGGCGGGCTCACGCCGCGCCGCTCGCCGCCCGCGGGCCGTTGTTGTAGGTCGCGGTCGAGCGTGGCTTTGCACGCGAGGCCCGACGGCGGATCGTCATGCGGATCTGCGAAGCAAAGCGGCGCAGGCGTGACACGTGTCGCCCCGGGCCGTCGGGCCTCGTCGCAAAGCCTCCGCGACCACGACCTACGAGCGCACGTCGGCCGCTCCTCACCAGAACTTCCACCACGGCCGCCGCGGCGGTTCGGGCTGGGACAGGGGCCTGTGCATGATTCCCATCGTGCGAATGAAATGATGTTTGTCGGGACCGCGCCGGAGGTCGCCCTCGGACCGGGACACCGCTTCCGACACGGCCACACAATCGCCGTTCCGGGCGTGTTCGTAGGCGTCGCGGACCGTGTGGCAGTAGTACACTTCTTTCTGGCACGAGTCGCAGTACCGCACCGTCGGATCGTCGGTGCCCTTCAGTTTCACCCACTGTTTCGGGCACTTGAACGCGAACTGCTCGTCGCAGTTTTCGACCCGCGGGCGGTCGAAGATCGCCACCCAGTCCTGGTCGAGCTTCGGGCGCAGCTCTTCCAGTTGTGCGACGATGCCGAACCGCTCCGTCTGCGTCGTGTCGTGCGCCGTCCGCTTCACTTCCAGGCGGATGAACTCGGCGCGCGGGTCGTCGCGCTCGTCGAGCCAGTCGGCGTAGACGAGCCACGCGGTCAACTCGGCCGGGTTCGACAGGATGGCGCGGAGGAACGCTCGGTCGTCGTCGGTGAAGGCCGGATGGGACATGGCGGTACCCCACTGGCAGAGCGGCGGTGCGTCGAAAACGTCTCAGGAAATTTCCGTGTTCGGGAACCGTTCGCGGGCGGAGATCAGCAACCGGGCCTCTTCCCGCCCCATGATCCCCGGCAGGTTCAGCGTGAGCAACTGGGCCAACTGGGGGCACTCGAGCAACTCGCCCAGTTGGCCCCTCCGCAGGGTGGTGACGGTGAGGTAGCGGAGCGGCGTCGCGGCGAACGCCGCCGCCACGGTCAGCCGCACGCTGTACATCTCGAACGTGCGGGCCGTGTCGATGAAGCCGCGGACGAACAGGTCGCCCCATTCGACGCCGGGGACCGTCGGCAGTTCTTCGAACCACCGGTCGCGGTGGACCCGCAGCAGCTCCGACGCCCGCGTCCGCGCCGCCGCGATCGTGGGGTAGGCCGGGCACAGGCCCCACGCCTCGCACTGCAGGCGGATGAACTCGGCCCGCTCCGGTCGGCCGTTCTCCTGGAGCCAGTCCGCGTAGACGAGCCGCGGCGTGTCCTCCGCCGGGTTCTCGCAGATGGCACGGAGCAGGGCGGCGCCGTCGGTGGGCATGATCGAAGCTTCCGTATGGAGACGGGCCGAACGGCCCCTACCAGAACTTCCACCACGGGCGCCGCGGGGGATCGGGAGGGGTGTAGTACGGGTCGAAAAACCCGATGACGTCCGCATCGGCATCGTTTGTCGCCGAGTCATTCGACTCCAGGTCTTCGGGGTAGCGCAGCACGCCGAGTTGCACGGCGACGCAGTGACCCTGCCGCGCGTGGTTCTGCGCTTCGGGTAGCGTGCGGCAGTAGTACACGAGCTTCTTACAACCCGCGCAGTGTCGCACCGAGTTGTCGGCCGTCGCGTCCAGATTCTCCCAATGCTTCGGACATTTGAACGCGAACGCTTCGTCACAGTTCTCGATCTTCGGACGGTCGAAGATTGAAACCCAGTCGGGATCGAGTGAGCCGCGTAACTCGCGGAGGCGCGACTCAACCAGCCCCCAAGCCGGGTCCGTCGTGCGGAGTTGGCCGCGCCGAAATTCCAGGCGGATGAACTCGGCACGCGGGTCGTCGCGCTTGTCGAGCCAGTCGGCGTAGACGAGCCACGCGGTCAACTCGGCCGGGTGCGACAGGATGGCGCGGATGAACGACCTGTCCTCGGCTGTGAACATGCGCCGATCTCCGGGCGTACCTCGTGGCGGCACCTCCAGCATACCCGAAAGCGCGTTTCATCCGCAGATGACACAGAGAACACAGATTGCAGGCAGCAGAAGAGTAACCTGGTAATTCAAATGGAGATTGTTGATTTTTAATCTGCGTTTTCTGAGTCATCTGCGGATAAACGCTTCTGCCGTCACGCCACCACCACGCGCGGCTTGCGGGCCTCGGGCACGGCGGCGCGGCGGATGAGGGTGTACACCATCCACGGCACGTTCCCCATCCCGAACAGCACGAAGTGCAAGTTCGCGGTCACCGGGTTCTCCGCCGACCAGCCGAAGTGGACCTCCGGCACGGCCCCGGCGCTCGCCAGCTCGAGCGCCGCCGACGCCAGCGCGTGCGGGATCGAACAGCACCGCGTGAGGTGGATCACCACGCGCCCCTCCTCGCGGGCGATGCGCACCAGGGGGCGGTGCGCGAAGTCGCTCGGGTCGGCCAGCTCCGCCTTCACGAACATGATCGGCACCGCGCCCGGCAAGCGGTGCCGGGTGCGGACGTCGATCTCCTTCTCGCGCAGGGCCTCGTGGTCGGACCGGATCGGGACCAGGATCGGGTACTCCGACGCCTTCAGCTTCTGCCACTCGTACTCCGTCGCCTTGTCCGCGAACTCGAACGCCGTGAACCGGAACTCGGTGCTGCGCCACGCCCGGACCGCGACCGACAGGCCCATGACGAGCGCGACGAACGCGCCGGCCACCGCGGCGCCGACCGGCCGCTCGCTCACCACCCACGCCGCACACGCGAGGAACACGGCGATCGCGAGTGTGAACAGCGGCGGCACGCGGAGCGCCT from the Frigoriglobus tundricola genome contains:
- a CDS encoding TIGR02996 domain-containing protein, producing MSHPAFTDDDRAFLRAILSNPAELTAWLVYADWLDERDDPRAEFIRLEVKRTAHDTTQTERFGIVAQLEELRPKLDQDWVAIFDRPRVENCDEQFAFKCPKQWVKLKGTDDPTVRYCDSCQKEVYYCHTVRDAYEHARNGDCVAVSEAVSRSEGDLRRGPDKHHFIRTMGIMHRPLSQPEPPRRPWWKFW
- a CDS encoding TIGR02996 domain-containing protein — protein: MPTDGAALLRAICENPAEDTPRLVYADWLQENGRPERAEFIRLQCEAWGLCPAYPTIAAARTRASELLRVHRDRWFEELPTVPGVEWGDLFVRGFIDTARTFEMYSVRLTVAAAFAATPLRYLTVTTLRRGQLGELLECPQLAQLLTLNLPGIMGREEARLLISARERFPNTEIS
- a CDS encoding TIGR02996 domain-containing protein, whose product is MFTAEDRSFIRAILSHPAELTAWLVYADWLDKRDDPRAEFIRLEFRRGQLRTTDPAWGLVESRLRELRGSLDPDWVSIFDRPKIENCDEAFAFKCPKHWENLDATADNSVRHCAGCKKLVYYCRTLPEAQNHARQGHCVAVQLGVLRYPEDLESNDSATNDADADVIGFFDPYYTPPDPPRRPWWKFW